The following proteins are encoded in a genomic region of Ammospiza caudacuta isolate bAmmCau1 chromosome 3, bAmmCau1.pri, whole genome shotgun sequence:
- the NRXN1 gene encoding neurexin-1 isoform X13 yields the protein MDMRWHCENSQTSDDILVASAECPSDDEDIDPCEPSSGGLANPTRAGGGREYPGSSEVIRESSSTTGMVVGIVAAAALCILILLYAMYKYRNRDEGSYHVDESRNYISNSAQSNGAVIKEKQPNSAKSSNKNKKNKDKEYYV from the exons ACTTCAGATGACATCCTGGTGGCCTCGGCTGAATGTCCCAGCGATGATGAGGACATCGATCCCTGTGAGCCGAGCTCAGGTGGGTTAG CAAACCCCACCAGGGCGGGAGGAGGACGGGAGTACCCCGGCTCGTCCGAGGTGATCCGCGAATCCAGCAGCACGACGGGCATGGTGGTCGGGAtcgtggcggcggcggcgctgtgcatcctcatcctcctgtaTGCCATGTACAAGTACAGGAATCGAGACGAGGGCTCCTACCACGTGGACGAGAGTCGAAACTACATCAGTAACTCAGCACAATCCAACGGGGCTGTGATCAAGGAGAAGCAGCCCAACAGCGCTAAAAGTTccaacaaaaacaagaaaaataaggaTAAGGAGTACTATGTCTGA